One Micropterus dolomieu isolate WLL.071019.BEF.003 ecotype Adirondacks unplaced genomic scaffold, ASM2129224v1 contig_13833, whole genome shotgun sequence genomic region harbors:
- the tmprss3a gene encoding transmembrane protease serine 3 produces the protein MHLQLVRKAKTRNWPPHSNWSYCHMEKQTHPGPCPQDKLLVCAKCPAASTAALPTVSGQKELKTETTEQPDPSRIEVVSVTEEDLPSFETPNTLNFSPLGSFVAEPQSENDSAKPEEPQPLAATSPTMPITKVQPFIHEDEWEKSWKNRLLAHRFELLIASCLITVFTLALGIGLGVGLSCVGKFHCGSSSQCISTSAQCDGEVHCDNGEDELGCVRLSGSSSILQVQRGGVWRTVCSEGWNNWLGASACKQLGYSRYVESFFISVTSIEQELQYNMVSINLSQSQIIKLQNITTLSKTHCSSGKVTTLKCLECGARPRYSPRIVGGNVSKSGQFPWQVSLHFNNEHLCGGSIITSRWIVTAAHCVYG, from the exons ATGCATCTCCAGCTTGTGAGAAAAGCAAAGACTAGAAATTGGCCCCCACATAGCAACTGGTCCTACTGCCACATGGAAAAACAAACTCACCCAGGACCGTGTCCACAAGACAAATTGTTGGTATGTGCTAAGT GTCCTGCTGCCAGCACTGCTGCTCTCCCAACAGTAAGTGGACAAAAG GAACTTAAGACAGAGACAACAGAGCAACCAGATCCCTCCAGGATAGAGGTTGTCTCTGTAACGGAAGAAGACCTCCCCAGTTTTGAGACCCCCAACACACTGAACTTCAGCCCCCTGGGCAGTTTTGTTGCTGAACCCCAATCAGAGAACGATTCTGCCAAACCTGAAGAGCCCCAACCTCTGGCTGCAACCAGTCCGACCATGCCAATCACCAAGGTGCAGCCATTTATCCACG AGGATGAGTGGGAGAAAAGCTGGAAGAATCGACTGCTGGCCCACCGCTTCGAGCTGCTAATCGCTTCATGTCTCATCACGGTGTTCACTCTCGCTCTCGGGATTGGCCTCGGAG TGGGTCTGAGCTGTGTGGGGAAGTTTCATTGTGGTTCATCGTCTCAATGCATCAGCACCTCAGCTCAGTGTGACGGAGAGGTGCACTGTGATAATGGAGAGGACGAGCTTGGCTGtg tgCGACTGAGTGGGAGCAGCTCGATCCTCCAGGTCCAGAGAGGTGGAGTGTGGAGGACAGTTTGCTCAGAGGGCTGGAACAACTGGCTGGGGGCCTCCGCCTGCAAACAGCTAGGATACTCCAG gtATGTGGAGTCCTTCTTCATCTCTGTGACCTCCATTGAGCAGGAGCTTCAGTACAACATGGTGTCCATCAACCTGAGCCAGTCACAGATCATCAAGCTCCAGAACATCACAACCCTCAG TAAGACTCATTGCAGCTCAGGGAAGGTGACCACGCTGAAATGTCTGG AGTGCGGCGCCAGGCCTCGATACAGCCCTCGTATCGTCGGAGGTAACGTCTCCAAGTCGGGTCAGTTCCCCTGGCAGGTCAGTCTTCACTTCAATAATGAACACCTGTGCGGCGGCTCCATCATAACGTCACGCTGGATCGTTACTGCAGCACACTGTGTGTATGGGTGA
- the fgf9 gene encoding fibroblast growth factor 4A isoform X1: protein MCFTMNVSSLLLPGFLLFLVFSMCERPVGAKNQDPAFSREDHGTRLRGLWKLLMRDSLLKGKDSSPHPIREGVNQMLLYCRVGIGYHLQILPSGAVGGVHKPTQYCWLKVFAMDHGVVGIRGVKSGLYLCMSGEGLAYGVEQFSDDCLLKENLEENHYTTYSSLAHPGIYLALSQKGELKKGNSVGRHQSCTHFLPRKTM from the exons ATGTGTTTCACTATGAATGTTTCCTCACTGCTGCTGCCTGGCTTCCTGCTGTTCTTAGTTTTCAGTATGTGTGAACGACCGGTGGGAGCAAAGAACCAAGATCCAGCGTTTTCACGTGAGGACCACGGCACTCGCCTCCGAGGCCTCTGGAAGCTGCTCATGAGGGACTCGCTGCTGAAAGGAAAAG ATTCTAGTCCTCATCCAATCAGAGAAGGAGTGAATCAGATGCTGCTCTACTGTCGTGTTGGGATTGGCTACCATCTCCAGATTCTGCCAAGCGGCGCTGTGGGAGGTGTCCACAAACCCACACAGTACT GTTGGCTGAAGGTGTTTGCTATGGACCATGGAGTAGTTGGAATCAGAGGAGTCAAGAGTGGCTTGTACCTCTGTATGAGCGGAGAAGGACTAGCATATGGAGTG GAGCAGTTTTCTGACGACTGCCTGTTGAAGGAGAACCTGGAGGAAAATCACTACACCACCTACTCCTCTCTGGCTCACCCAGGCATCTATCTGGCTCTTTCCCAAAAGGGAGAGCTCAAGAAGGGCAACAGTGTGGGCCGGCACCAGTCCTGCACCCACTTTCTACCTCGGAAAACAATGTGA
- the fgf9 gene encoding fibroblast growth factor 4A isoform X2, with translation MCERPVGAKNQDPAFSREDHGTRLRGLWKLLMRDSLLKGKDSSPHPIREGVNQMLLYCRVGIGYHLQILPSGAVGGVHKPTQYCWLKVFAMDHGVVGIRGVKSGLYLCMSGEGLAYGVEQFSDDCLLKENLEENHYTTYSSLAHPGIYLALSQKGELKKGNSVGRHQSCTHFLPRKTM, from the exons ATGTGTGAACGACCGGTGGGAGCAAAGAACCAAGATCCAGCGTTTTCACGTGAGGACCACGGCACTCGCCTCCGAGGCCTCTGGAAGCTGCTCATGAGGGACTCGCTGCTGAAAGGAAAAG ATTCTAGTCCTCATCCAATCAGAGAAGGAGTGAATCAGATGCTGCTCTACTGTCGTGTTGGGATTGGCTACCATCTCCAGATTCTGCCAAGCGGCGCTGTGGGAGGTGTCCACAAACCCACACAGTACT GTTGGCTGAAGGTGTTTGCTATGGACCATGGAGTAGTTGGAATCAGAGGAGTCAAGAGTGGCTTGTACCTCTGTATGAGCGGAGAAGGACTAGCATATGGAGTG GAGCAGTTTTCTGACGACTGCCTGTTGAAGGAGAACCTGGAGGAAAATCACTACACCACCTACTCCTCTCTGGCTCACCCAGGCATCTATCTGGCTCTTTCCCAAAAGGGAGAGCTCAAGAAGGGCAACAGTGTGGGCCGGCACCAGTCCTGCACCCACTTTCTACCTCGGAAAACAATGTGA